In the genome of Plasmodium falciparum 3D7 genome assembly, chromosome: 2, one region contains:
- a CDS encoding rifin: MKVHYINILLFTLPLNILVNGQGHYSSTKHPISSTKSSKYHRSLCECEIYTSIYDNDPEMKKVMQDFDQQTSQRLREYDERLIKNRQKCKDQCDKDIQKIILKDKIEKELTKQLEALEVDITTEDIPACVCKKSVEDKVGKNCLKCGGILGGGIPGLGVLGAYAVNSMVQVAMDAAKKAAIAEGAEAGIAEGIKVAIQGVPKKFLLYTLNGKELQAVINANNFQNPSFFYGEIMAEYVSWKKSDMVNSYGLFSFIEESCENNPDKIMKFILANSNDIAKDAGKAATKMTTQTTEALTLKKTAEATSTSAIFSNPIVISFIVLVIIVLILLIIYLILRYRRKRKMKKKLQYLKLLKE; encoded by the exons atgaaagtccattatattaatatattattgtttacacttccattaaatatattg GTAAATGGTCAAGGGCACTATAGTAGCACTAAACATCCTATATCAAGCACAAAATCCTCAAAATACCATAGATCATTATGCGAATGCGAAATATATACGTCCATTTATGATAACGATCcggaaatgaaaaaagtaaTGCAAGATTTCGATCAACAAACCTCACAACGATTACGCGAATATGACGAACGTTTGATAAAAAACAGACAAAAATGTAAAGATCAATGTGATAAAGATATTcagaaaattattttaaaagataaaattgaaaaagaattaaCAAAACAATTGGAGGCATTAGAAGTTGATATAACTACGGAGGATATACCCGCTTGTGTTTGCAAAAAGTCCGTAGAAGACAAAGTGGGGAAAAATTGTTTGAAATGCGGAGGAATATTAGGTGGTGGTATTCCAGGATTGGGGGTTTTAGGAGCTTATGCTGTAAATAGTATGGTACAAGTTGCTATGGATGCTGCTAAGAAAGCGGCTATAGCTGAAGGTGCTGAAGCCGGTATTGCTGAAGGTATTAAGGTAGCCATTCAAGGAGTACCAAAAAAATTCTTATTATACACTTTAAATGGTAAAGAATTACAAGCAGTTATTAATGCAAATAATTTTCAGAatccttcttttttttatggtGAAATCATGGCGGAATATGTTTCATGGAAAAAATCTGATATGGTTAACTCTTATggtcttttttcttttattgaAGAAAGCTGTGAAAATAATCCCGATAAGATTATGAAATTCATATTAGCAAACTCAAATGATATTGCAAAAGATGCTGGTAAAGCAGCTACCAAAATGACTACTCAAACTACTGAAGCTCTTACACTGAAGAAGACTGCTGAGGCAACAAGTACATCAGCTATTTTTTCTAATCCTATAGTTATTAGCTTTATTGTACTAGTAATTATAGTTCTTAtacttttaattatttatttaattttacgaTATcgaagaaaaaggaaaatgaagaaaaaactccaatatttaaaattattaaaagaataa
- a CDS encoding rifin produces MKLNYTKILLFFFPLNILANNNKNKPSITQRHTPRYTSRVLSECDIRSSIYDNDAEMKSVKETFDRQTSQRFEEYEERMKGKRQKRKEQRDKNIQEIIEKDRMDKSLAEKVEKVCLRCGFGLGGVAAGVGIFGAIAVNEWTKAALVAAAQKGIDAGIKSALKGLEKIYELSDFSYLKWSAMVTPTTYDQPMDLIAIVTKAYNMCDDVEAAKGSLFCQAMEGIANEPDGCPVKTFSQMAVDAAEAAGKVSKTTEEAGIALANNTSYNSYIAIAYSVTAILIIVLIMLIIYLILRYRRKKKMNKKLQYTKLLNQ; encoded by the exons ATGAAACTGAACTAcactaaaatattattatttttctttccattaaatatatta gcaaataataataaaaataaaccatCCATCACACAACGTCATACACCAAGATATACATCACGAGTATTAAGCGAATGTGACATCCGATCGTCAatttatgataatgatgCGGAGATGAAATCAGTGAAGGAAACTTTCGATCGACAAACATCACAACGTTTTGAAGAATACGAAGAACGTATGAAAGGTAAACGCCAAAAACGTAAAGAACAACGtgacaaaaatatacaagAAATTATTGAAAAAGATAGAATGGACAAATCATTAGCAGAAAAAGTAGAAAAAGTTTGTCTTAGGTGTGGGTTTGGGTTAGGAGGTGTTGCAGCAGGTGTTGGAATATTTGGTGCAATTGCTGTAAATGAATGGACAAAAGCTGCTTTGGTTGCTGCAGCTCAAAAGGGTATTGATGCAGGTATCAAATCAGCCCTTAAAGgattagaaaaaatatatgaactaagtgatttttcttatttaaaaTGGTCTGCAATGGTTACTCCAACAACTTATGATCAACCCATGGATCTTATTGCTATTGTAACTAAAGCATATAATATGTGTGATGACGTTGAGGCTGCTAAGGGATCTTTATTTTGTCAGGCCATGGAAGGTATAGCTAATGAACCTGATGGATGTCCTGTTAAAACCTTTTCTCAAATGGCTGTAGACGCTGCAGAAGCAGCTGGTAAAGTTTCTAAAACTACCGAAGAAGCTGGAATAGCCTTAGCAAATAATACAAGTTACAATTCGTACATTGCAATTGCTTACTCCGTGACTGCTATACTGATTATAGTTTTAATTatgttaattatttatttaattttacgttatcgtagaaaaaaaaaaatgaataaaaaactacaatacacaaaattattaaatcaataa
- a CDS encoding stevor: MKMYYLKMLLFTFLINTLVLPHYENHKNNHYNVSLIQNNTQRTTINSRLLAQTQNKNPHYHNDPELKEIIDKLNEEAIKKYQQTHDPYEQLKDVVEKNGTKHVGGHVSEPMSTIEKELLETYEDVFGDKNHVMLKSGRYPNDDDKSDDSSSCECTDVNNTKLEKTKGKDKYLKHLKHRCIGGICSCSVGSAFLTILGCAFAKSAALTAFASSESTKTCISSVAIYNLFQNSTMLSALKTVGGTCANGAPDIAGTVSTLASAAFPPYGIAALVLLILAVALIILYIWLYRRRKNSWKHECKKHLCR; the protein is encoded by the exons atgaagatgtaTTATCTTAAAATGTTATTGTTtacctttttaataaatacattagTGTTACCACATTat gaaaatcataaaaataaccATTATAATGTAAGCCTCATACAAAACAACACACAAAGAACAACGATAAATTCACGATTATTAGCACaaacacaaaataaaaatccaCATTATCATAATGACCCAGAactaaaagaaataattgaCAAATTGAACGAGGAagcaataaaaaaataccaaCAAACTCATGATCCATATGAACAATTGAAAGATGTAgtagaaaaaaatggaaCAAAACATGTAGGTGGACATGTTTCTGAACCTATGTCAACGatagaaaaagaattattggAAACATATGAAGACGTTTTTGGTGACAAAAATCATGTTATGTTAAAATCGGGTAGGTACCCAAATGATGATGACAAATCAGATGATTCATCTTCATGTGAATGTACTGATGTTAATAATACGAAAttagaaaaaacaaaaggaaAAGATAAGTATTTAAAACACTTAAAACACAGATGTATAGGTGGAATATGTTCTTGCTCCGTTGGTAGTGCGTTCCTTACAATTTTAGGTTGTGCATTTGCAAAATCTGCTGCCCTTACTGCCTTTGCTTCTTCAGAAAGCACTAAAACTTGTATATCCTCTGTtgcaatatataatttatttcagAATTCAACTATGCTTTCAGCTCTTAAAACAGTTGGTGGAACCTGTGCAAATGGTGCTCCTGATATAGCAGGAACTGTTTCAACGCTTGCTAGCGCCGCATTTCCCCCTTATGGTATTGCGGCCTTGGTTCTACTTATATTAGCTGTTGcacttataatattatatatatggttgTATAGAAGGAGAAAAAATTCATGGAAACATGAATGCAAGAAACATTTATgtagataa